Below is a window of Electrophorus electricus isolate fEleEle1 chromosome 1, fEleEle1.pri, whole genome shotgun sequence DNA.
ACTCCAACCTGCAGTACATGTGGGACagcctccagcagctccagcagtTTGGAGTAGCCATAATCCGACACACGGCACTGCTTGGCAAAGTGGTGGTGGTAGGCAGGGATGAACTTGGTGATGGGAATCAGGCAGGAGGGCTGGTTCTTCATCAGGTCCACGATCTCTCGGCTGAACTGGACCAACTGCGGGTTACCCACCGGACTCTTACAGCGCTGCAGCCACAtgtctgcatcacacacacacgcacgcacgcacgcacgcacgcacgcacgcacgcacgcacgcacgcacgcacgcacacacacacacacacacacattccagtgCAAGAGGGTGCCAGGCAAGAGTCgtttattcacatttatgtgAATGAATTGCATCTAAAAAGGACCACACAATACtttaaaaagaccaaaaaaaaaaaataaaataaaaaaaaaaaatacaccattaaattcacacaaaccccccccctAAAACCTTCAAAACTTCTAATTTTGAAAATGGTTAAATCTGACTGAAGGACACTTGgttgttatacacacacacacacaccttgcagtATCAAACAAAGCTTTTGACTTATAAACCAATTGAAAGTGGTGCATTGAGGGTAGTGTGAGAAAAAGGCAGACAGGCTTTTTGCTAATGAGGAGTTCTTGAATTCGCCTTTCAGAAACACCATGTGGTCCACCCACGCTAGCTTGAGCTCTGCAATCTGGGAGCAAAAGCCCATCACGCAAAGATGGAatgagagcgagcaagagagaaaataaagctCTGGTCTATACTCTCATCTGACAAAGACGGGCCATTCTTTCTGAAGCAAAGTGAATGTCACTACATGACATACATTTGTCAGTTGAAAACGCAGAGCACGTCAAAGGGCACCTAGGCTTCAATTAATGTACCCCCTCAATTTCAGTATAATCTTTTGAGGGACGCTGTGAGAGACAAAGCAGAAAGTTttgcgcacatgcacaaacccacaccTGCATTGGGTGGTGGGGGCTTGTTGTGGATCCATTTGATGACCTTGAAGCCATTCTGTGCGGTTACTATGGTGATACCAGGTATGCAGGTGATTAGATGTTCCAAAGGAACGCTCCCCTCCAACTTCCCCTCCTCCGCTACAGTCAGCGGATTGAATTCTGCCGCATAGCATTCTGGGAAGCTGAGGTCACAGACAAGGATTGGAAAAGTGCATATAATTTCTATTGAACTAAGTAGCACAAATGTTTCCTGAGCAGTTTGTGTTGCCAATTAAACAATGAAACGCTAATGCAACTTACACTTATATGGCAAACAGGCAGTTAAAGCTTTACTGTGTAGCTGCCATTTCACACCAATAGTGTGACGAATCCTCACACGATGCACTCATACTTGTGCACTTAAAGGCACAGCAGGTTATGTTACCTAAGCAAGGGGACAGTTCCTTCGTGAGACTGCAGCAGACTGTGCACGTGAGCAGCCAAGGCCTTCAGAGATACCAACACAAACGGGATCTTGTACGTATCAGGGTCGTAGTCCGCctcgctacacacacacacacacacacacacacacacacacacacacacacacacacacatcagaattAGAGgtagatttaaaaacatttgaatattcaGTTCCACTTCAGCAGAAAAAGCCCCTCTTCCCATTTGATGCCAAAGACACAATGAAGCAGGACCCCTTGGTCCATGTTCAGAACAAAACACTCAGATGTTCTTTTGGCAAACAGTACCAGACACTCTGCTCTGAACTCCACAGTGAAACCAGATCCAACACAGATCATTTGAGCCTTGACGAGCATGGGGCCCCTACCTGAACTGGTGCTGCGTGTAGTGGTGTTTGCAGACAGGCTCATGATATTCGAGCTCCTCAAACACCACTGGGCTACCGCTGGTGGAGGAGCCCTCATGGGACTGGGAGGAGCCCAACGGGCTGTGCCTGGCCAGGCTGCTGGAGAGGAGGCACACCAACCGCCCGCCACCCTGCTCCCGCACCGCCACCACCTCTGGGAGACGGTAAAGCTCGCTCACCGCCAGCTTGCGCCCAAACCTGTGGAGGGAAAACACGATGTTTAGATGGTGCTAGTAACACAAAgttcatgggtttgattcccagggagtgCATTTACAGTCACCCTGATAAATATacaagttgctctggataagagtgtctgtcAAATGCCATAACTGTATGCTTATGTATGCCTGCTTGCATATGACAAAGcaactcactttctctcataaATTTCAGTGAATTTGAAGAGTGGAAGACAGTTGGCTGGAGAATCCTGTAGAATGCTTATGATCTCTGAGCTGtagagaaaataaacaaagagaataATACCAGCACCCCCCTGTGGCATGGAAGACAATTGTGAAAGAAAGCAGTAAGGCTGTAAATATTTGAAGAACCAGCTCTAGTAAGTATTGTGCCAattaaacagaacaaacagctAAAACAGTCAAATGTTGTTTGGTACTTAAACCTCTAGTCAAATTATGAACTTCTTACCCCACCACCAGCATTCTCAATCTTAATAAGCTGCAATAACATTTTTGGCCAAAACACCTCCGTAAAAGCACATACCTGAGGCAGGCAAGGGACTTGTTATTGGCGCCAGTAATGAGGGAGACGTGAATACGCTTGTTGCCAATCTTGTAACGGTGGAGAACGCTGACGGCTCCAATCGCCTGCTGCAGGGAGCCCATCTGCACTTTGGCCTTCAGCTGGTAGTCTGTGTGAGGACTGAGCTCAACGCTCTTCACCTGGAGGACGAGAGACCAGTAAACAAAACCCACTGCATGCACAGAAAGACAGCACAAACATCGTTGGGATCAGTTTTTAACCAGCACAAATACCCTAAAGCATAGAACAAAAGTCTCAGCTGGTTAGCCCCAATTTATATGCAAGTCAACAGCTTGGCTTGGCCTGGCCTGATATTGTTGCATGCACTGGTATTGAGTCAAGGGCTAAGTAAGTATATGCTCATTGTTAAGCATTCTAACAGGTAATCTTCAGTCACACTGCTGAGAAGTGACTTTCCTGCACACATGGTTCTTGACCTCATCTCACTTTAATCTAGTCACATGCAGTTGAGTGACTGGATCAACCTTCAACGTGGAGCTTCAGTAGGGCCTCCACGTGCTCCCTCACCCTGCCATGCTTGGCAAATGTGTCGAGCAGGATCTGCTGCAGCTCTTTGCGTGACATCCTGTAGTCGAGGTTGGCAACTTGAATGTCTGCACCATCAGAGAAGGGCTCGGACTGAGAATCAGGACAGGGGCTACGGGAGGCGACACTCAGCGGCGAGGAACGGTTGGACAGGCACGGGGATGCACTTCTGAAAGAGAGCAAGGCGGCCAACAGCAGGtgaattttaaaagaaagtgtgcatgtgtgtacgcgCACATCTGCAGTAAAGACCCTCACCTTGAGGACCAGGCCCCCTGGGAGCACATCAGGGGGCTGAAGGAGGTGTGCAGGTTGAGCTTGCTGAAGGCTGATGGAGTGCTCACCTGGAACGGCTCCAGGGGAGAGTCTGTAGCACTGCGCAAGCTATACGAGTCTCGTCTtacacgcaagcacgcacgcacacacaaacacccctttTAGCACCCTCTCATCactacattttgttttccaCTGCCCCACTTGATTGCTGTTGGAATGACCAAGGTGCAGCAGTAATAGTTTGCCACTGCTCCAGTAACACCTCATTGGGCCTTTTAAGCTTACAATGGCCAACAGCAGcgaaacagcaaaataaaagatCCCTTATTTTTTCAAATAAGTCATTACATTTGCTGTTACATGAGTGTGCTTTCTTAAAGTGTCATGTACTGAACATTGCAAAGGCCCTTATACATCTGAATGACAAATGTGGCCTGCATAAGCATTGCTCCATCCATATCCACGGGCATGTACAGACAAACTGCTATGTAGCAGAAAGTGAAAGCCTGAAGCAGCAGTAATGTCACACTTCTACTGCCTCCCCGAGTTCAGGTACAAGCTCAAGATTATAATAACCCTGACTAACCCTCAGATGCTCTTTGTAAAAGGCATTATTTAACTGATATATCATTAGAAAACACTATAAAGACAAGGAACTAtacatttttccccctctggtgaaaataaatgtatacttatgaagaaaaagtaaaaaggtTTGCTTGCCACCTGCTCTGTTCCAATCCATGTGGTACCTAGTCAGGCAAAAAGGCACTCTGGGAGCTGTAGTACCTGCGGCCACGTTGCTGGAGCTCTGAGAAGCTGGACTTGGCAGGCTGCAGCtgaggggcggggccagtgGCCTGAGGAGATGCGGAGGCAGCACGGCCTTTCTCTGGAGGAAAGCCTGTCCGGGGCCTAGACTCCATACCGCTCATGTCCTGGGGCAAGCAAGTAAAGTAATGAGACCATTCACAAAGAATATGGCCTAAGGATAAAGTGGTGATGCTTTTACTGCTGTTGCTAGAAAGGCCAATATAGGGGaccaaaaaacacaccacacaccaaccAACACAAACCCACTCTTGGTTTTTGACACTTTTGATCCAATTAATCAAGATTAAAAGCAGATTCTTAGCTCCAAGAACCACAAAAGTTATGAAAGACCAGAGTTTAGCCAAGCTGGacggaggtttttttttttttttttacaacagcaaTGCACTTCAAATGGATGCGTTTTTGATATGGAAGTAAAGAAAGACAGTGGGCAAAGGTTAATCGGAGAGACGCAAACATATGAATAAAATTAGTTTAAAGGCTGCAAAGGAACTCGGAGAAATAAGGTCGGATCGCAACTACTCAAGTCTAATAAAGTCAGACAAATCTACAGGTCCTCAATGTTAAGGGCAGAGGACAAtcagcaggagggagagatgaggaTCCTCTGGGACCAGCAAGCAGGCAGGCAGAACTGGGATCAGGAGCAAGCAGGGAGACACAGGCTTGGAACACATGCATAGTAACCCTCAACACACTGGCCCAACACTGCCCAACAAACACTGGCAACAACTTGTGGGGGGAACCAAGAAGCCAAATTAACTTTCATTAAGAATGGAGAGGTATTGCACAGGGCTTTTGGATTCATGGTGTTTGTTAGGACGTGTTGGATTGGTGGGCTCAGAGGTTTAAGATGCTGGGAAGCAGGCTGGAAATAGGGCATCACGGCGGCTGGAGAACTGATGATGGGATGCACCATTACACTGCTGACCTGGGGAAGGGCCTTCATCACTGGGCTGCAGGAAGAGGCATGCCCCCCTTTCCTTGGGCTGTAGGGTCTTTCCGGAACATTTACCCCTGCGTCTCTGCCGCTCTGGCATGACCGCGAGGCCCGCCTGGGGCGCCGTGGTGACCGCGGCTTCTCCACAGGGAGGAACAGggcagcagaggaggaagaggaggcggCAGCGGCAGGAAGCCGGGGCcgctcctcttcttcctcctgcgGCCCATCAGGGGAGAACGAGAGCGTGATGCGGTTCCCCAGGACGTCCTCATTCTCCATGCGCTTGCGGGCGCGCTCGGCCGCCTCGGCACTGGCGAATCGGAGCACGGCGGTGCCGCCGGACACACCCAGCACTTTCCCGCCGCAGTTATTGGACAGGCGCTGAAGCCTGCTACTGACGGCCTTGGCGTCGCGGTGCGTGGGGAGGTTGTGCACAAAGAGGAGGTTCAAACAGGGCTGGGGAGCAAAGAGAGAGGCAGCACTCTGGGTTTTCTGGGACCGTTCTGCTGGGGTGGCTACTCGTTTTGAGAAGTTAATGTACTTTTTTGGACAGAGTCTTGCATCTATTCCagtcttttttttgggggggggggggggggggggttataaaaaataataacttaaAACAAACcagtgtgtaagtgtagtgtcTCATCTTCTGTACTGGGGAAGCATATCAGGGTTCTAGCTTAGTCAACATCAAACTGATGCACTGTGTTGGTACACAGATGGTGCTATACACGCCagggttgggtggggtgggtttattttttaaatacacttgTTTCAAAGAGCAGACTGAAATTCATAAACGTGAAGTCAAAATCCATTATTCTGGTAAAATAAGTACCAGAACAAGCCACACTAGTgctccaaaacaaaaaccatatgTCCATTTTAGAAGTCTACAGCTTGCTCACTCCAGCATTTTACGAACCGTGCTACTACAACAGCAATTAGTTTTGATGGGGACCAAAGGAGTTTCAGGTCAGAGGTAAAGGGGAGCGTGGCAGAGATGCATACCTCTGACTTGATAAGCATTCTGGGTGGCAGCTCCAAGACCAAATCCTCAAAGGGCACGTGCAGGTGGGCGTGCTGCAGAAGAGCAGGCGACGCCTGACTCTTGTGCACAAGGATGACCTGGAAACCATGACGATGGCGCAGGTCACTCAGCTCACTGGCAAAGTTCACGTCAGCTGCGAACCAAATGGGGTATGGGTAAAGATGGACTCGAACGAGGGCACATTAAGGCTCCCTGACAGAAAGGCCCACTTATTCCTTTCACTGCCAAAATCTCACCAGCATGGTCTTACCATGGTCTTTAAGGATATGATTTAGGAGGACAAAATTTCAGTTTGGCCACCTGGGTTTCAACATGCCCAAAAGCAACATAAGTCTTACACAAGTAAACTAGAGCAATATTCTTCCTTGGCCACCCActactttgttatttttttaggGAAGGACTCACAAGAAACCACAATGACGGTGGCAGGAGCGGTGTGGGTCTCGGCGAAGCGGCGCAGACTCTGCCGCAGTTTGTCATCGGCAGCGTTTTTGGCTGTTGCATTTATATGAGCAACAGTCACCTGTGGGAGGGACAAAACAACATATCCTATTTAAAACAGCTAACAAAGCAGTGCTGGTGTTTGAGGggggttgtgtgggtgtggatgtacCTGGCAGTTGTTGAGTTCCTGGATGACGgccttgttttctttgctgatGTCACACACGCAGATGAACTCAGCTTCGCGGTGACCCTGGAAGAAGCGCTCACGCAGTCGCTGGACAACTGTGGCAGCCGAACGACCACTGGGCACTGCGCAGTTCTCTATGTCCCAAAACACCCCCACTGGGGGCAAAGACTCCTGCCCACCACTCTCAGGAGAgcctgacacacccacacagtatGTAAATATCACAAACAAAGCAATCTGGCCAACTCAAACATGAACTCCTACAGCATACTAGGCCTGAAGCCATTTCACGGCTGCATGTCCACTAACCATATTTCTGGCTGGTTTTGCACAGGCTGCTGGTGTGCAGGATAAGGCCATCGCCGGAGGCTCCAGGTGCACTACAGCCGTTACACACAGGGATGGGAGCAGGGGCAGAGTGGGACAGTGGAGGAGGAATGTCAGGCCAAACTTTCTCGGGGTCAGTGGCAAAGGGCCCCTGCACAGgcgaaagaaaagaaaagcttcACTCTCATGAACTCCAGCTTCTTATCACACTAACAGCACCTTTACAGATTTGGAAATTTAAGCTGTTTAGACTTTCTTGTAATGATTACAAGAACTTCAAGCTGTATTTTTGTTGCTAGGTTTGCAACCTGCCTAGGCAGGACATCTAGACCACCTACGTTAGGGTGCAAGCAGCCCACAACATATTCCAATAAGACACACATGGACATGTTTATTGCTACAGATGTCCACTGATCAATGTCcactcaaatgtttaaaaagatgAACAATAGTTTTAAAGATGGTCAAAGTTATAGAGCTACATGCCATCAGCAACAGGCTATGGAAGCAGTCATGCTCAGTTTTAATCTAGATTGTTAAATGATTAATGCAAgcttccaaacaaacaaacctcaaaCATTCATAACTGCTTCAAAGGATGCAGGCATCTTAAGTTTCAAACATGCAGATTTGCTATACTTCACTCCCATTAAGAAGGTTTTAAATACTGCAGCTCCCAACACATCTAAGCCAAGTAAATGAGTGCTCTTAAATGCTCATTAACTCAGGCTCAGGTGTAGATTCTTCTTCAAAAAAGTGGACTGATGAACTGAACTGGGAAACCTTCTATTACAACTCAGGCATCCCTTAACATTATGTACACCCTGTACACACCGAGAGACTATTACCAACCTTTCTCAAACAGTGGTGGCAGCAGTGCATTCCTTTCAGACAGACTGTGGTGTGCTCAACATTGAGGTGTAAAGGGTTAGAGCAGTGGTGAGTAGAGGAGGCCACATCACCATGCAAATGTGTACACTGCTCTGCCCGATGCTCCCCAACACAGTGGCAGCACCCAGATGGCGCAGGGCAGGGCCCATGGGCGGAGGTGGAGCCAAGTGCAAGATTGGACTGTACACAGCCCACAGGGATAGAGGACCATGGGCGGAGGTGCCTGAGGCCTGCACAGCAGGGGGGGGTGGCGTGTGCTGCCACAGGCTGAGATGTGGCCACTGATGGCATCCGGAGGCCGAAGCTCTGTGGTGTCTGCAGCTGGGCCGCATGGCCAGTCCCGTGGAGGGGGGCCGCCGGGTAGGGAGCATGGCTACGGCCGGGGCCAGTGCAGGGGTTGTCCTGTGGGTGAGAAAAGTGAAGTGCAGAAGGCCCACCACCAGTGTTTGCATTTGCGCTACAGCCACCACCAATGGCACCGAAACCATGGACTCTGGCTTTGAGGGAGCTAGGGCTCTGCTGGAGGTGCAGGCTGGACTCACAGTGAGAGCACAGGCTTACTTTAGGGTTACTGGGCTGGGgcttgggggggtgggtgtcTGTAGGAGGGAGGTGGCAAacggaagacagagggagatgcTCCTGAGATGCACTatggagaggagggggaggaacATCTTTCAGCTCCAACGCTGGCTTACGGACTTCCATGTAACTGTTCtagtgaaataaaaacaaacacagaaatatgcTTATTTCTCACCAAAATGTTCTAAGAGGGATGCTAACTTAATGCTATAGCAACATACACTTGGTTTTACCTGCTACTGCATGCACTTACATAAGGACTATTTAATTGCTGGCATTCATTCAATGTAATTCAAGTTCAACGTTATTCTTAACTTAGCCTCCTAAATAAATCTATTGATTGTAGAAAGAACTATGCATTGCTGTTAAAATGATGCTTACAGTGTATTAAAGTCGCCTCACCTGGCGATGCGCAGACTGGGGAGTTTGTCTGAGAGAATAGAAGCAGTCGGTGAGTTTCCAAAATCTGGACGGCGCTACGTTGTCTGAACGATTGAGCCATTGAAGGGCTCTTTCATTACAATTTTGCCTTTCCTTGTCCAATTGTTCCATCGTGCCGCCTTCGAAAACGTCGCAACATTATTTCGCATGTCTTCTCTCTCATGACTCCCTTCAACACAGATCAGAATTGGTTTACAAAATTTATCTGAACTTCTTACCCGAGTACAACAATCGCTGCGTTATATGGCAGCtaggcagctagctagctggggTTAGCAagtaggctagctagctaggtaggtaATTAAGacttcagtaaaaaaaagagGTGAGAGAAATTAAGACATCAAACTGTCTTCCATCAGGTTCCAAGTTACCCCCACGTTATGACATTTGTCCAAATAGGCGACAGAGGGCATTGATTTAGCAAGTAAGCTAGCTAGCGCAATTAAATGTCCAAACCTGattccccacccctcccccttccccccgGCTAAGAACCAAACAATGGTTAATGACAGCCCATAATTATAACGGAAGAACAGTTTAGTTGGCAAGTTAAATCGATATATCAATGAAGTTGTTGGTAAAAACATGTAAGccatagctagctaacaaaacacacaggtcTACTGTACTGCTTTTTCGCagaagctagctagctggctggctaataATATTTGAAAGCCAGTAGCTAATGTGGCACATCACGCAGGCCTTGCTGTTAGCAAACACATCTCTTGCTGTTGGGGTGGACGGACCGAAAACTGAAatctttatttgcttgtttgtttcagttacCGAAAAACAGttaaccaaaaccaaaaatactCCATAACGGTTTGCTTTGTTAGCATATTTAACATACCTTCTACCTTCTACCCATCCTAACGCACACCTCCGGAGGTCCTCGCACCTTCTGACAAGGCTGTCTTCTGACGTATCCTTGGAAACCAAAGGAACTATCTACTCTGCCACAAACGCTTTAACAGCTGTCGTAAATCACCTGTTCCCGCGAAGCTCCTTTACATGTTCCCGCGGCGTAAACATTTCATACCgtaattttatatattgcaATTTTCTCGAT
It encodes the following:
- the LOC113580401 gene encoding meiosis regulator and mRNA stability factor 1 isoform X1; this translates as MEQLDKERQNCNERALQWLNRSDNVAPSRFWKLTDCFYSLRQTPQSAHRQNSYMEVRKPALELKDVPPPPLHSASQEHLPLSSVCHLPPTDTHPPKPQPSNPKVSLCSHCESSLHLQQSPSSLKARVHGFGAIGGGCSANANTGGGPSALHFSHPQDNPCTGPGRSHAPYPAAPLHGTGHAAQLQTPQSFGLRMPSVATSQPVAAHATPPCCAGLRHLRPWSSIPVGCVQSNLALGSTSAHGPCPAPSGCCHCVGEHRAEQCTHLHGDVASSTHHCSNPLHLNVEHTTVCLKGMHCCHHCLRKGPFATDPEKVWPDIPPPLSHSAPAPIPVCNGCSAPGASGDGLILHTSSLCKTSQKYGSPESGGQESLPPVGVFWDIENCAVPSGRSAATVVQRLRERFFQGHREAEFICVCDISKENKAVIQELNNCQVTVAHINATAKNAADDKLRQSLRRFAETHTAPATVIVVSSDVNFASELSDLRHRHGFQVILVHKSQASPALLQHAHLHVPFEDLVLELPPRMLIKSEPCLNLLFVHNLPTHRDAKAVSSRLQRLSNNCGGKVLGVSGGTAVLRFASAEAAERARKRMENEDVLGNRITLSFSPDGPQEEEEERPRLPAAAASSSSSAALFLPVEKPRSPRRPRRASRSCQSGRDAGVNVPERPYSPRKGGHASSCSPVMKALPQDMSGMESRPRTGFPPEKGRAASASPQATGPAPQLQPAKSSFSELQQRGRRRDSYSLRSATDSPLEPFQVSTPSAFSKLNLHTSFSPLMCSQGAWSSRSASPCLSNRSSPLSVASRSPCPDSQSEPFSDGADIQVANLDYRMSRKELQQILLDTFAKHGRVKSVELSPHTDYQLKAKVQMGSLQQAIGAVSVLHRYKIGNKRIHVSLITGANNKSLACLSSEIISILQDSPANCLPLFKFTEIYERKFGRKLAVSELYRLPEVVAVREQGGGRLVCLLSSSLARHSPLGSSQSHEGSSTSGSPVVFEELEYHEPVCKHHYTQHQFSEADYDPDTYKIPFVLVSLKALAAHVHSLLQSHEGTVPLLSFPECYAAEFNPLTVAEEGKLEGSVPLEHLITCIPGITIVTAQNGFKVIKWIHNKPPPPNADMWLQRCKSPVGNPQLVQFSREIVDLMKNQPSCLIPITKFIPAYHHHFAKQCRVSDYGYSKLLELLEAVPHVLQILGLGSRRLLTLTHRAQVKRFTQDLLKLLKFQASKQVVIKDFMQAYHWCFSRNWQVIDYGMCDLMDLLTEIPDTTITITQQDSDMIISIPKRDRTAEEVEHTRQFGKEVVDLLRHQPHFRMPFCKFIPTYHHHFGRQCKLAYYGFSKLVELFEAIPDVLQVLECGEEKVLALTEVERVKALAAQLVKLLRAQRDCSLPISQLLTEYSRTYGYGLRLQDYDADTLPALLAKLCHVVKVVDGVEEKEVQLINRKSLRALTSQLLAVMMSLPNDHNWLLVETLRRQYESMYDTPLNPCEYGFVSLSELLKSLPYLVELFEGEDDHGKSEERVRLTRLYQFARDVRALLHTYHYNQIFLTEFWGAFSKYTGCEFQPRDYGYATLDELLAAVPQVVWIKGHGHKKIIVLRNDMKARSSPTSTDSPQPEEAPENQSPSSTQESSTHSQGGSPGEAELLCLSSASPVDLLCGPVPSCLPSPQLHPDPVLLQHRDLIRFEEQLYIQPTGGAGEHPLVHNHQPQAAQMPADYATECHKTSDSENQIADISVVIISKVQGDTVPQTADPESRSASGSVVTKPPQLPNVKPSATDSPSKRPSRNKVRIAANFSFSPAPSV